The Lacipirellula parvula genome window below encodes:
- a CDS encoding Hsp70 family protein, with amino-acid sequence MAALIGIDLGTTNSLCAVFRDGQPVLIPNGVGQLLTPSVVGLVDGDRIVVGAAAKELRVTQPERCVSCFKRWMGSDKSITLGERSFTPVELSSFVLKSLREDAEHFLKEPVTEAVITVPAYFNDHQRSATKQAGQLAGLTVRRILNEPTAAALTYGFHDRTAEKKLLVVDLGGGTFDVTLMDVFEGALEIVATAGESFLGGEDFTERLVSSVLRTQNIQLEVAELQRPLQVARLRQLCEEAKRTLTTQEKASIRLPDEQGQLDDKSRRVEVSREQFAKLAASLCERLKGPLGKVLRDADCRPEEVDDVIFVGGATRMPVIANFVADYLSCQPLATFNPDEVVALGAAVQAALIADDQAVDDMVMTDVCPFTLGVQTAKEFGSEVKSGYFTPIIHRNTTIPVSKEMTFGTMHANQREVVVDVYQGENRLVEKNHKLGELKVVGIPPGPAGTTICIRFTYDVNGILEVEAYVPGATQKFRTVLTQHAHHMSAEQLAEAVERLQNLKYYPREDAEIQNLLRFSERIVGEVSPFQRGQLEEAIDSLESAMGHGDQELVSFSRQGLLQILALLGYEFGAVDE; translated from the coding sequence ATGGCTGCACTTATTGGAATTGATCTGGGGACTACCAACTCGCTGTGCGCCGTCTTCCGCGACGGCCAGCCGGTGTTGATCCCTAACGGCGTCGGGCAGTTGCTGACGCCATCGGTCGTGGGACTGGTCGACGGCGATCGGATCGTCGTCGGCGCCGCGGCGAAGGAGCTGCGCGTCACTCAGCCCGAGCGGTGCGTCTCGTGCTTCAAGCGGTGGATGGGTTCCGACAAGTCGATCACGCTCGGCGAGCGTTCGTTCACGCCGGTGGAACTTTCGAGCTTCGTGCTCAAATCGCTCCGCGAAGATGCGGAGCACTTCCTCAAGGAGCCAGTGACCGAGGCGGTCATCACGGTGCCGGCGTACTTCAACGACCACCAGCGGAGCGCCACTAAGCAAGCCGGGCAGTTGGCGGGGCTCACGGTACGGCGGATTCTCAACGAACCGACGGCGGCGGCGCTCACCTACGGATTCCACGACCGCACGGCGGAGAAAAAACTGCTGGTGGTCGACCTCGGCGGCGGAACGTTCGACGTCACGTTGATGGATGTGTTCGAAGGGGCGCTCGAAATCGTCGCCACTGCCGGCGAGAGTTTTCTGGGCGGCGAAGATTTTACGGAACGGCTCGTCTCCAGCGTCTTGCGCACGCAGAACATTCAGTTGGAAGTCGCCGAGTTGCAGCGCCCGCTACAAGTCGCCCGGCTGCGGCAGCTGTGCGAAGAGGCGAAGCGAACGCTCACGACGCAAGAGAAGGCCTCGATTCGCTTGCCCGACGAGCAGGGGCAGCTCGACGACAAGTCGCGCCGCGTCGAAGTGAGCCGCGAGCAGTTTGCGAAGCTGGCCGCATCGCTGTGCGAACGGCTGAAGGGCCCGCTGGGCAAGGTGCTGCGCGACGCCGATTGCCGGCCCGAGGAAGTCGATGACGTGATCTTCGTCGGCGGCGCGACGCGGATGCCGGTGATCGCCAACTTCGTCGCCGATTATCTCAGCTGCCAGCCGCTGGCGACGTTCAATCCGGACGAGGTCGTAGCGCTCGGCGCTGCGGTGCAGGCGGCGCTGATTGCCGACGACCAGGCCGTCGACGACATGGTGATGACCGACGTTTGCCCCTTCACGCTCGGCGTGCAGACGGCGAAGGAGTTCGGCTCGGAAGTGAAGTCGGGCTACTTCACGCCGATCATCCACCGCAACACGACGATCCCCGTCTCGAAGGAGATGACGTTCGGGACGATGCACGCCAATCAGCGCGAGGTCGTGGTCGACGTTTACCAGGGCGAGAATCGACTCGTCGAGAAAAACCACAAGCTGGGCGAACTAAAAGTCGTCGGGATTCCGCCTGGACCCGCGGGCACAACAATCTGCATTCGCTTCACTTACGATGTGAACGGCATCCTCGAAGTCGAGGCGTACGTTCCCGGGGCGACGCAAAAGTTTCGCACCGTCCTCACGCAGCATGCGCACCACATGAGTGCCGAGCAACTCGCCGAGGCGGTCGAGCGGCTGCAGAATCTGAAGTATTACCCGCGCGAGGATGCGGAAATTCAGAACCTACTCCGCTTCAGCGAGCGAATCGTCGGCGAGGTGAGTCCCTTTCAGCGCGGACAGCTGGAAGAGGCGATCGACAGCCTCGAATCGGCGATGGGGCACGGCGATCAGGAACTGGTGAGCTTCTCGCGACAGGGGCTGCTGCAGATTTTGGCGCTGCTGGGCTACGAATTTGGAGCCGTCGATGAGTAA
- a CDS encoding arylsulfatase: MLLPRPLVIVCLLLGVAPAATAAEARRPNILFILADDLGYSDLGCYGGEIETPNLDALAARGLRFTQFYNTARCWPSRAAFLTGYYAQQVHRDDLPKLGGGNDGTRQKWARLLPDFLKPLGYRSYHSGKWHVDGSPLAGGFDHSFMMQNQGNFFTARGNFVDDVAVTPDADESGYYATTETADYAIDWLKDHAKNHPNQPFFEYVAFIAPHFPLHALPEDIARYRDRYLEGWERMRAERYEHQQAMKLLDTPLSPVEHDLGPPYDFPNVLEGFGPGEVNRPLPWDDLTDEQRRFQATKMAIHAAMVDRMDREIGRIIDQLKAMGAYDDTIIMFAADNGASAELMIRNGGHDKTAEPGSEATYLCLGPGFSNACNTPFRRHKVWVHEGGISTPLIVHWPKGIAAQGELRRTPAHLIDIVPTLLDVLDAEKPTEWNGKPIPPAPGRSLLPAFAADVPIERDSLWWSHNGHRAVRQGDWKLVAARGEPWELYDMRTDRAESNNLAAQQPERVQELETLWNKQQDEMIDLAKQTPKLGRTGAKQKKAKRQQPRSQPAP; the protein is encoded by the coding sequence ATGTTGCTCCCTCGCCCGCTCGTCATTGTTTGCTTGCTGCTGGGAGTCGCGCCCGCGGCGACTGCCGCCGAGGCCCGCCGACCCAACATCCTCTTCATCCTGGCGGACGATCTCGGCTATTCCGACCTCGGTTGCTACGGCGGCGAAATCGAGACGCCCAATCTCGACGCGCTCGCGGCTCGCGGCCTGCGTTTCACGCAGTTCTACAACACGGCCCGCTGCTGGCCGTCGCGGGCGGCGTTCCTCACTGGCTACTACGCCCAGCAGGTCCATCGCGACGACCTTCCCAAGCTCGGCGGCGGCAACGACGGTACGCGGCAGAAGTGGGCCCGCCTGCTGCCCGACTTCTTGAAACCGCTCGGCTACCGCAGCTACCACAGCGGCAAGTGGCACGTCGACGGCAGCCCGCTCGCCGGTGGGTTCGACCATTCGTTCATGATGCAGAACCAGGGCAACTTCTTCACCGCTCGCGGCAACTTCGTCGACGACGTGGCCGTGACGCCCGACGCCGATGAGTCGGGCTACTACGCCACGACCGAGACTGCCGATTACGCAATCGATTGGCTGAAGGACCACGCGAAGAACCACCCCAATCAGCCGTTCTTCGAGTACGTCGCGTTTATCGCGCCCCACTTTCCGCTCCATGCGTTGCCGGAAGACATCGCCCGCTATCGCGATCGGTATCTTGAAGGCTGGGAGCGGATGCGGGCCGAGCGCTACGAACACCAGCAAGCGATGAAGCTACTCGATACGCCCCTCTCGCCGGTGGAACACGATCTCGGCCCGCCGTACGATTTCCCAAATGTCCTCGAAGGTTTTGGCCCCGGCGAAGTCAATCGCCCGCTGCCATGGGACGACCTCACCGACGAGCAGCGCCGCTTTCAAGCGACGAAGATGGCGATCCACGCCGCGATGGTCGATCGCATGGATCGCGAGATCGGCCGTATCATCGATCAACTGAAGGCGATGGGCGCCTACGACGATACGATCATCATGTTCGCCGCCGACAACGGTGCGAGCGCCGAGCTGATGATTCGCAACGGCGGTCACGATAAGACCGCTGAGCCGGGCAGCGAAGCGACCTATCTTTGCCTCGGCCCAGGGTTCTCGAACGCCTGCAACACGCCGTTCCGCCGGCACAAGGTTTGGGTGCATGAAGGCGGCATCAGCACGCCGCTGATCGTTCACTGGCCGAAGGGGATCGCTGCGCAAGGCGAACTCCGCCGCACGCCCGCGCACCTCATCGACATCGTGCCGACGCTGCTCGATGTGCTCGACGCCGAGAAGCCGACTGAATGGAACGGCAAGCCGATCCCCCCTGCCCCGGGCCGCAGCCTGCTGCCGGCGTTCGCGGCCGACGTGCCGATCGAACGCGATTCGCTCTGGTGGTCGCACAACGGGCACCGCGCCGTTCGTCAGGGCGATTGGAAGCTCGTCGCCGCTCGGGGCGAGCCGTGGGAACTGTACGACATGCGGACCGATCGCGCGGAGTCGAACAACCTCGCAGCGCAGCAACCGGAACGGGTGCAGGAACTCGAAACGCTCTGGAACAAACAGCAGGACGAAATGATCGACCTCGCGAAGCAAACGCCGAAGTTGGGGCGAACGGGCGCTAAGCAGAAGAAAGCGAAGCGCCAACAGCCTCGTTCGCAGCCGGCGCCGTGA
- a CDS encoding dockerin type I domain-containing protein, protein MLSRRFDLLALALVALSVLPTSLLQAADVLVADRLSNSVYRYSETGTLLNTVVTDNANINQATGLSLSPDLQHLYVSSFNNARVMRYDYNVATGTATGGVIFADMADGLANPSQILFSPDAQTIYVSNLGGTGVARFHLDGTSAGDPIAFASPAGMEHFQFSGLALAPNGNLLVGSFQNFPAGTHGAIGVVAPPAATMNYLVSPTTVLNGASGLLVHDNHLYVTGMFAGTIRRFNLSDGAIDPTFAVNNLAFPQGLMLAPDGNGFLAGILGVSNGAGHIAHYDFNGALVGDGVFAMTGGGGFTEGTAFVTVANPTVEPIPGDFNGDQLVNAADLGIWRTNFGNSSGSATVAMGDADGNGRVDGADFLAWQRHFTPAAAAPLSQAVPEPHAAVLALFAGLGFLHRRRLAIGRLFAIVA, encoded by the coding sequence GTGCTTTCCCGCCGTTTTGATTTGCTCGCACTCGCGTTGGTAGCGCTGAGCGTGCTGCCGACGTCGCTGCTGCAAGCCGCCGACGTGCTCGTCGCCGACCGCCTCTCGAACAGCGTCTATCGCTACAGCGAAACCGGCACGCTGCTCAACACAGTCGTCACCGACAACGCGAACATCAACCAAGCGACCGGCCTCAGCCTCTCGCCAGACTTGCAGCATCTGTATGTCTCAAGTTTCAATAACGCCCGTGTGATGCGTTACGACTACAACGTCGCCACCGGCACGGCGACGGGCGGCGTCATCTTCGCGGACATGGCCGACGGCCTCGCGAACCCGAGCCAGATTCTGTTCAGCCCAGACGCGCAGACGATCTACGTTTCCAACCTCGGCGGCACGGGCGTCGCGCGGTTCCACCTCGACGGCACGAGCGCCGGCGATCCGATCGCGTTCGCCTCGCCTGCCGGCATGGAGCACTTTCAATTCTCCGGCCTCGCCTTAGCCCCCAACGGCAACCTGTTGGTCGGTTCGTTCCAAAACTTTCCGGCCGGCACGCATGGCGCCATCGGCGTCGTCGCGCCGCCCGCGGCGACGATGAACTATCTCGTCAGTCCCACCACCGTGCTCAACGGCGCCTCGGGGCTGCTAGTGCACGACAATCATCTCTATGTCACCGGCATGTTCGCCGGCACGATTCGGCGATTCAATCTTAGCGATGGCGCCATCGACCCCACGTTTGCCGTCAACAATCTCGCGTTCCCGCAGGGACTGATGCTCGCCCCCGACGGCAACGGCTTCCTGGCCGGCATCCTCGGCGTGTCGAACGGCGCGGGGCACATCGCTCATTACGATTTCAACGGCGCGCTCGTTGGCGACGGCGTCTTCGCGATGACGGGCGGCGGCGGTTTTACCGAAGGGACCGCGTTCGTCACCGTGGCCAATCCGACGGTCGAGCCGATTCCTGGCGACTTCAACGGCGACCAATTGGTGAACGCCGCCGACCTCGGCATTTGGCGGACGAACTTCGGCAACTCCAGCGGCAGCGCCACCGTCGCGATGGGCGACGCCGACGGCAACGGCCGCGTCGACGGCGCCGATTTTTTGGCGTGGCAGCGGCACTTTACGCCGGCGGCCGCAGCACCGCTGTCGCAGGCGGTTCCCGAGCCGCACGCGGCGGTTCTCGCTTTGTTCGCAGGCCTTGGTTTCCTGCACCGTCGGCGATTGGCCATAGGCAGGCTTTTCGCGATTGTTGCTTGA
- a CDS encoding hydroxypyruvate isomerase family protein: MAQAEHWNRRTAAKAAGAAIVGAVGASLASSESRGAEAATTPKGNVKQSLCRWCYNGIPLEKLAAAAKGMSYQSIELLTPAEVPVVQQAGLTCAMLSGADAINRGFNRKEHHDQLEKDLGEHIEFAAKNGLPNVICFSGNRNGMSEEEGLDNCTAGLKRIVGLAEKNNVTICMELLNSRVDHGDYMCDRTPWGVELAKRVGSPRFKLLYDIYHMQIMEGDVIRTIRDNKDYIGHYHTGGNPGRHEIDETQELNYPAIMQAIVATGYEGYVGQEFIPARDPLTSLAEGFKVCDV, translated from the coding sequence ATGGCCCAAGCGGAACATTGGAATCGTCGGACTGCAGCGAAGGCGGCCGGTGCGGCCATCGTCGGAGCCGTCGGCGCGTCGCTCGCCAGCAGCGAATCGCGCGGCGCCGAAGCGGCCACGACTCCGAAAGGAAACGTAAAACAGTCGCTCTGCCGCTGGTGCTACAACGGCATCCCGCTGGAGAAGCTTGCCGCCGCGGCGAAAGGCATGAGCTATCAATCGATCGAACTCCTCACGCCTGCGGAGGTCCCCGTCGTCCAACAGGCGGGCCTCACCTGCGCGATGCTCAGCGGCGCCGACGCGATCAACCGCGGCTTCAATCGGAAAGAGCATCACGACCAACTCGAAAAGGACCTCGGCGAGCATATCGAGTTCGCTGCGAAAAATGGCCTACCGAACGTGATCTGCTTTTCTGGCAACCGCAACGGCATGTCGGAGGAGGAAGGCCTCGACAACTGCACCGCAGGCCTCAAGCGGATCGTCGGCCTCGCCGAGAAGAATAACGTCACCATTTGCATGGAACTCCTCAACAGCCGCGTCGACCACGGCGACTACATGTGCGACCGCACGCCGTGGGGCGTTGAACTCGCCAAGCGGGTCGGCTCGCCGCGGTTTAAGCTGCTGTATGACATCTACCACATGCAGATCATGGAGGGAGACGTCATCCGCACGATCCGTGACAATAAGGACTACATTGGCCATTATCACACCGGCGGCAACCCGGGCCGACATGAGATCGACGAAACACAGGAGCTGAACTATCCGGCGATCATGCAGGCGATCGTCGCCACCGGTTACGAAGGCTACGTCGGCCAGGAGTTCATTCCGGCTCGCGATCCGCTGACGTCGCTGGCCGAAGGGTTTAAAGTTTGCGACGTGTAG
- a CDS encoding YndJ family transporter: MTYATAIAILAAPCLLAISAGVVLVKRAFARPQRLPEEFALAAAWVFLVGSLVWLGAFLSESTLLGFSAPWTWITAAHFAFAGFGALTVTALSCRVVSNRHALKTLRLLLIAHPLAYLVTAAGILGFRYCDEAGAASYALIFATQWGAVVLGRPGRIARGPWLLLVLALAVPLATMALALAWAWGRPILQMSQMVYYHGIVNAVGHVGLAFVAFACGRPPSHSPIQTIAPRAPQA; encoded by the coding sequence ATGACCTACGCCACCGCCATTGCCATCCTCGCGGCGCCGTGTCTGCTGGCGATTTCTGCGGGCGTCGTTCTGGTGAAGCGAGCCTTCGCGCGACCGCAGCGTCTGCCCGAAGAATTCGCACTCGCCGCCGCCTGGGTCTTCCTCGTCGGCAGCTTGGTCTGGCTCGGAGCGTTTCTCAGCGAATCGACGCTGCTCGGGTTCAGCGCGCCGTGGACATGGATCACCGCCGCCCATTTTGCGTTTGCGGGCTTTGGCGCGCTCACCGTCACCGCTCTCTCGTGTCGCGTCGTTTCCAATCGACACGCATTGAAAACCCTGCGGCTTCTGCTCATAGCGCATCCGCTCGCGTACCTGGTGACGGCTGCCGGCATCCTTGGTTTCCGCTACTGCGATGAGGCGGGGGCGGCGAGCTACGCGCTGATCTTTGCGACGCAGTGGGGCGCCGTCGTCCTCGGGCGGCCCGGTCGCATCGCCCGCGGCCCGTGGCTGCTGCTCGTGCTGGCGCTCGCCGTCCCCCTGGCGACGATGGCGCTCGCGCTAGCTTGGGCTTGGGGTCGCCCGATTCTTCAGATGTCGCAAATGGTTTACTACCATGGCATCGTGAACGCCGTCGGCCACGTTGGACTCGCGTTCGTCGCCTTCGCCTGCGGCCGTCCGCCGTCGCACTCACCCATTCAAACCATCGCCCCGCGGGCGCCCCAAGCGTAA
- a CDS encoding choice-of-anchor Q domain-containing protein: MAKLGLRRALSRNKRVRPASSKRLNGVEALEDRRVFDVGAIGAFVRTGGFGNITDASSSGATSHEELGYVTAIQGGVPTDADELIAKSAHTANLNIDGADIHGVGQSVSQTPTYVGGTTFVPFVNNASAHLLSYELDSPPAFMGGGGSGASAESGAIFEFDDVDDGITAQWFHGFILVATYGVTTADSETTAITEYSAYASITVDDTTASVGGEYKWEDSFTGEIIPGPHWHKTVKVPGYPELNYVEVANPTGGFNIFVHFVVPISEGATVSMSATSGGSTYAYSAGDGSANANWAQVSAAWGIVSGSPDTPDCNDLNQDGKVDEDDLKILIDNLGRGPGIGSTPPVIGPDGDLDHDGDVDEDDLALWSNAAADYPVGKTFVVSSEGDTVDADKTYGNLTLREALAMSDASVGDDDTILFAPGIGNIALAGTPLVIADEVAIKGSGADKLTINGGGSSRVFSVDSGVEATISGLTITGGGNVSAGGGILNNGDLTLNSVVVSGNTTTANGAGGGIRSTTYSRLQVINSTIDDNHASYGSGIYANVVDELLKIEGSTISNNIALGIATSTYSEGGGLAIAGSATGTVEIVNSTFSGNEALYSGGIRLQNNLAPTTITNSTIAYNRGNDSGGLHRLNNTSDPVLHNTIISENTARTTSTKLDIVGSVDLTNSTYNLIGSGGAGGLGNTNGNIILSSPNTAGLAPLGDYGGKTKTHALKTTSPAIDKGSEDYATTYDQRGLGFTGKYDLPDGTYPDADGFRDIGAYEASTGTTLIVRSDGDRNDSVDQLATTDSLRLREALALSAALAGDEVITFDQTGWTDDTITLSSPLAITSNVDIAGPGASDLVISANGNSAVLSISSSTVNVRGVTISDGYDNSLSYVGGIYATSSDVSLDDVRLLDNQGIDSVGGIWADGGSLSIVNSTLDGNGGWYGAVFADGADLTVINSTISNNSGSVYSGGIWFQGAGDLTVLNSTISGNQGYEAGGIVTLGSGVNEIIQSTIYNNLTFYETSYGGTLLPGGLRVSGSADVLIHNTIIAGNRLNDNAPRDVLVDTGTGASIIGTSSHNFIGLDSNNYFSSASPYDNIRGTVSARNARLAPLADNGGPTKTHVPYYDSEVIDHGDNSFIDDFDIVFDQRGSDRINPFSIDELVDIGAVELRTGEYYS, encoded by the coding sequence ATGGCAAAGCTGGGGCTTCGCAGGGCTCTCAGCCGAAACAAGCGCGTACGTCCGGCGAGTTCGAAAAGACTTAACGGCGTCGAAGCGCTTGAAGATCGCCGCGTGTTCGACGTCGGTGCTATTGGAGCATTCGTCCGAACAGGGGGGTTTGGAAACATCACTGACGCTAGCTCGAGTGGCGCGACTAGCCACGAAGAATTGGGATATGTCACAGCAATCCAAGGAGGCGTACCAACTGACGCGGACGAGCTGATAGCCAAGTCCGCCCACACCGCCAATCTTAACATCGATGGCGCTGACATTCACGGAGTAGGGCAGTCTGTGTCTCAAACGCCGACATATGTCGGCGGCACTACGTTCGTTCCATTTGTGAACAACGCGTCTGCGCACTTACTGAGCTATGAACTCGACAGCCCCCCAGCATTTATGGGCGGAGGAGGCTCTGGGGCGAGTGCTGAGTCTGGAGCCATCTTTGAGTTCGATGATGTTGACGATGGCATTACCGCTCAATGGTTTCATGGCTTCATCCTCGTTGCGACTTACGGAGTCACTACGGCGGATTCAGAGACGACCGCAATTACCGAGTATAGCGCATATGCTTCCATAACAGTCGACGACACAACCGCCAGTGTTGGAGGCGAATATAAGTGGGAAGACTCGTTTACTGGTGAGATAATCCCCGGCCCTCACTGGCACAAAACGGTAAAGGTTCCCGGTTATCCTGAACTGAACTATGTAGAAGTAGCGAACCCGACTGGAGGGTTTAATATATTCGTGCACTTCGTCGTTCCCATTTCAGAAGGAGCGACGGTATCAATGTCCGCCACCAGCGGTGGTTCAACATATGCGTATAGCGCGGGGGATGGCTCGGCGAATGCGAACTGGGCTCAAGTAAGCGCAGCATGGGGAATTGTGAGCGGCAGCCCAGACACCCCAGACTGCAACGACCTCAATCAAGACGGCAAAGTTGACGAGGACGACCTGAAGATACTGATCGACAACCTTGGCAGGGGACCTGGCATTGGATCTACGCCCCCTGTGATTGGCCCAGACGGCGACTTAGATCACGATGGTGATGTTGACGAGGACGACTTAGCCTTATGGTCTAACGCTGCTGCCGATTACCCAGTGGGCAAAACATTCGTGGTATCCTCTGAGGGCGACACCGTCGACGCCGACAAGACATATGGCAATCTGACTTTGCGTGAGGCGCTTGCGATGTCAGACGCTTCTGTGGGCGATGACGACACAATCCTCTTTGCACCGGGCATCGGTAATATTGCCTTAGCGGGAACGCCACTTGTTATCGCTGATGAAGTGGCTATTAAAGGCAGCGGTGCGGACAAGTTAACGATCAATGGCGGCGGCTCCAGCCGCGTCTTCTCCGTCGACTCCGGAGTCGAGGCAACCATCAGCGGCCTCACCATCACTGGCGGCGGCAACGTCTCCGCCGGCGGCGGCATCCTGAACAACGGCGATCTCACCCTCAACTCGGTCGTCGTTTCAGGTAACACGACGACCGCCAACGGCGCGGGCGGCGGAATTCGCTCGACGACTTACTCGCGTCTACAGGTGATCAACAGCACAATTGACGACAATCACGCGTCCTACGGCTCCGGCATCTACGCTAACGTCGTGGACGAACTGCTGAAGATCGAAGGCAGCACGATCTCCAACAATATTGCGCTCGGCATCGCAACGTCAACCTACTCCGAGGGAGGGGGACTCGCCATCGCCGGCAGCGCCACCGGCACCGTGGAGATCGTCAATAGCACCTTCTCGGGAAATGAGGCGCTCTACAGCGGCGGCATTCGGCTCCAGAACAATCTCGCTCCCACGACGATCACCAACTCGACGATTGCTTACAACCGCGGCAACGATAGCGGCGGTCTCCATCGCCTTAACAACACGTCGGACCCGGTTCTCCACAACACGATCATCTCAGAGAACACGGCTCGCACAACCAGCACCAAACTGGATATCGTGGGCTCAGTCGACTTAACAAACAGTACCTACAACCTCATCGGCAGCGGGGGAGCCGGCGGCCTGGGCAACACGAACGGCAACATCATACTAAGCAGTCCAAACACCGCCGGCTTGGCCCCGCTCGGCGACTACGGCGGTAAGACGAAGACGCACGCCTTAAAGACCACTAGCCCGGCGATCGATAAGGGAAGTGAGGATTATGCGACAACCTACGATCAGCGCGGTCTCGGCTTCACGGGCAAGTACGATCTGCCCGACGGCACGTACCCCGACGCCGACGGCTTCCGCGACATCGGCGCTTACGAGGCCAGCACCGGCACGACGCTGATCGTCCGCAGCGATGGCGATCGCAATGACTCCGTCGACCAGTTAGCGACGACTGATTCGCTAAGGTTGCGTGAGGCGCTCGCCCTATCCGCGGCGCTCGCTGGCGACGAGGTGATCACTTTCGATCAAACTGGCTGGACCGATGACACCATCACACTCTCGTCGCCGCTGGCGATTACTTCGAACGTGGATATCGCCGGTCCCGGCGCAAGCGACCTGGTGATCAGCGCGAATGGCAACAGCGCTGTGCTGTCAATTTCGTCATCGACGGTGAATGTTCGCGGCGTCACTATCTCGGATGGCTACGATAACTCCCTCAGCTACGTCGGGGGTATTTACGCAACATCCTCGGACGTCTCACTAGATGACGTTCGCTTACTCGACAATCAGGGCATTGATTCCGTCGGCGGCATTTGGGCCGATGGCGGTTCACTCTCGATTGTGAATAGCACGCTCGACGGAAATGGCGGATGGTATGGCGCTGTATTCGCTGACGGCGCCGACTTAACAGTTATTAACAGCACCATCAGCAACAACTCAGGCAGCGTTTACTCAGGCGGCATTTGGTTTCAAGGCGCGGGCGATCTCACTGTACTAAACAGCACCATCTCCGGCAATCAAGGCTATGAGGCAGGTGGCATCGTTACTCTCGGTTCCGGCGTTAATGAGATTATTCAGAGCACTATCTATAACAATCTGACCTTCTACGAGACTTCATATGGAGGTACGCTGCTTCCAGGCGGGCTGAGAGTCTCTGGGTCTGCCGACGTTCTGATTCACAACACGATTATCGCCGGCAATCGACTGAACGATAACGCCCCGAGAGATGTCCTTGTCGACACCGGAACTGGCGCGTCGATCATTGGCACAAGCTCTCACAACTTCATCGGACTCGACTCAAACAACTACTTTTCGTCCGCCTCGCCGTACGATAACATTCGCGGCACCGTCTCGGCGAGAAACGCTCGGCTTGCACCGCTAGCCGACAATGGCGGGCCGACGAAGACCCACGTGCCGTACTACGATAGCGAAGTCATAGATCACGGCGACAACAGCTTCATCGACGATTTCGATATCGTATTCGATCAGCGTGGATCCGATCGCATCAATCCATTTTCGATTGATGAATTAGTTGATATCGGAGCCGTCGAGTTACGGACTGGCGAATACTATTCGTAG
- a CDS encoding DUF1801 domain-containing protein: MKKSTAAVTPDAYVAALSGWRRELVEQFRSGVLATAKLEEVIKWRHLVYFSSGPVLLIRAEESRVLFGFWRGQRLREIEPRLKAGGKYEMATLELREGMAIDDKVVRRLTRAAVKLNRELGDPTKVGE, encoded by the coding sequence ATGAAAAAGTCAACCGCTGCCGTGACTCCCGACGCGTATGTGGCCGCGCTCAGCGGCTGGCGCCGGGAACTCGTCGAGCAGTTTCGCTCCGGCGTCCTCGCGACAGCGAAGCTAGAAGAGGTGATCAAGTGGCGCCACCTCGTCTACTTCTCAAGCGGTCCGGTACTGCTCATTCGCGCGGAAGAGTCTCGCGTCCTCTTCGGTTTCTGGCGCGGGCAACGACTGCGGGAGATCGAGCCGCGGCTCAAGGCCGGCGGGAAGTACGAGATGGCGACGCTTGAGCTTCGTGAAGGAATGGCAATTGACGATAAAGTCGTGCGGCGGCTCACGCGCGCGGCGGTAAAGCTGAATCGAGAGTTGGGGGATCCGACGAAGGTTGGGGAGTGA